In Myxococcus stipitatus, the following are encoded in one genomic region:
- the fabI gene encoding enoyl-ACP reductase FabI, which produces MLLKGKKLLITGVLTPQSLAFGIAEHALEQGADIILTGFGRAISLTERSAKRLKPGTEVLELDVTNSAHFTALTGELQKRWGQVDGVLHSIGYAPDDALGGNFLNTPWESVQTAFRISTFSLKELAVACAPLMPPGSSIVTLDFDNRVAWPIYDWMGVCKAGLEATVRYLARDLGPKGIRVNALAAGPLSTMAAKGIPGFKALEQYWGQQAPLGWSSKNSHEMVSRTACALMSDWMPSTTGEMIHVDGGYHAIGAPPVPPEAVEGEQPAAAKPPSP; this is translated from the coding sequence ATGCTGCTTAAGGGCAAGAAGCTGCTCATCACCGGGGTGCTCACGCCCCAGTCCCTCGCCTTCGGCATCGCCGAGCACGCGCTCGAGCAGGGCGCGGACATCATCCTGACGGGCTTTGGCCGGGCCATCTCGCTCACCGAGCGCAGCGCCAAGCGGCTCAAGCCGGGGACCGAGGTGCTGGAGCTGGACGTCACCAACTCCGCCCACTTCACCGCGCTGACCGGGGAGCTGCAGAAGCGGTGGGGCCAGGTGGACGGGGTGCTGCACAGCATCGGCTACGCCCCGGACGATGCCTTGGGCGGCAACTTCCTCAACACGCCCTGGGAGAGTGTGCAGACGGCGTTCCGCATCTCCACGTTCTCCCTCAAGGAGCTGGCCGTGGCGTGCGCGCCGCTGATGCCGCCGGGCAGCTCCATCGTGACGCTGGACTTCGACAACCGCGTGGCGTGGCCCATCTACGACTGGATGGGCGTGTGCAAGGCGGGCCTGGAGGCCACGGTGCGCTACCTGGCGCGCGATTTGGGCCCCAAGGGCATCCGGGTCAACGCGCTGGCGGCGGGTCCGCTGTCCACCATGGCGGCCAAGGGCATCCCGGGCTTCAAGGCGCTGGAGCAGTACTGGGGCCAGCAGGCGCCCCTGGGCTGGAGCTCCAAGAACAGCCACGAGATGGTGTCCCGGACGGCGTGTGCCCTTATGTCGGACTGGATGCCCTCCACCACGGGCGAAATGATCCACGTGGACGGTGGCTACCACGCCATTGGCGCCCCGCCGGTGCCCCCCGAGGCGGTGGAAGGCGAGCAGCCCGCAGCGGCCAAGCCGCCAAGCCCCTAG
- a CDS encoding response regulator, whose translation MRRSRGTVSTNSTHSNSAKVLLVDDSPTVRNIVKIYLMNLRVEALEADDAARALKILQLVPVNLVIADINMPGMDGITFVKEVRASRNAQLRSVPILLLTAEKNVDLRQRGTEAGANAFIQKPVSHHELTETVRQFLSKA comes from the coding sequence GTGCGCAGGAGCCGTGGCACCGTGAGCACCAACAGCACCCACAGCAACAGCGCCAAGGTCTTGCTGGTGGACGACAGCCCGACCGTCCGGAACATCGTCAAGATCTACCTCATGAACCTCCGGGTGGAGGCCTTGGAGGCGGACGATGCGGCTCGCGCCCTGAAAATCCTCCAGCTCGTTCCCGTCAATCTGGTCATCGCCGACATCAACATGCCGGGGATGGATGGCATCACCTTCGTGAAGGAGGTGCGGGCCAGCCGCAACGCGCAGCTTCGCTCGGTGCCCATCCTCCTGCTGACCGCGGAGAAGAATGTGGACCTGCGCCAGCGCGGCACGGAGGCGGGCGCCAACGCCTTCATCCAGAAGCCGGTGTCCCACCACGAGCTGACGGAGACCGTCCGTCAGTTCCTGTCCAAGGCCTGA
- a CDS encoding response regulator, whose translation MSLPSLLLVDDSDAILALERAILSGHYTIHTASNGREALDKVSRLMPAAVLLDLSMPEMDGDEVLQRMKADPATVDIPVIIISSEKSRAEACLGLGAETFLAKPFRADELLFAVGEALASSRRRARTGSLLVLRVTVGTLEFGIPLDSVREVLLQPSTRPLPTAPSYLREYVEVRGEALCVLDVARRLGVEHSLPRVERMLVVIQVDGVALALAVDTVKDPEEFGAADIDRRERVGGADHGPLREGLIGMLRVGGRLLPILDPKVFVARGLLRELPKLVEAAEAGRSA comes from the coding sequence GTGAGCCTGCCGTCCCTGCTGCTCGTCGACGACAGCGACGCCATCCTGGCGCTCGAGCGCGCCATCCTCTCCGGCCACTACACCATCCACACGGCCAGCAACGGCCGCGAGGCCTTGGACAAGGTCTCCCGGCTGATGCCCGCCGCGGTGTTGTTGGACCTGTCCATGCCGGAGATGGATGGCGACGAGGTCCTCCAGCGGATGAAGGCGGACCCCGCCACGGTGGACATCCCCGTCATCATCATCTCCTCGGAGAAGTCGCGCGCGGAGGCGTGCCTGGGCCTGGGGGCGGAGACGTTCCTGGCCAAGCCCTTCCGCGCGGACGAGCTGCTCTTCGCCGTGGGCGAGGCCCTGGCCAGCTCCCGCCGCCGCGCGCGTACCGGCTCCCTGCTGGTGCTCCGGGTGACGGTGGGCACGCTGGAGTTCGGCATCCCGTTGGACTCGGTGCGCGAGGTGCTCTTGCAGCCCTCGACGCGGCCGCTGCCCACCGCGCCGTCCTATCTGCGTGAGTACGTGGAGGTGCGGGGCGAGGCGCTGTGCGTGCTGGACGTGGCGCGCCGGCTGGGCGTGGAGCATTCGCTGCCGCGCGTGGAGCGGATGCTGGTGGTCATCCAGGTGGATGGGGTGGCGCTGGCGCTCGCGGTGGACACGGTGAAGGACCCCGAGGAGTTCGGGGCGGCGGACATCGACCGGCGGGAGCGCGTGGGTGGCGCGGACCACGGCCCGTTGCGCGAGGGGCTCATTGGCATGTTGCGCGTGGGTGGCCGCTTGTTGCCCATCCTGGACCCGAAGGTGTTCGTGGCGCGCGGGCTGTTGCGCGAGCTGCCCAAGCTGGTGGAGGCCGCGGAGGCCGGGCGGAGCGCATGA
- a CDS encoding CheR family methyltransferase, with protein sequence MSAELDPRLLSRAREVVSSITGFREDAIAAEAMERVVRGELAKGRSSADLLGEMLFPQSPLANTLVRAALVGETYFFRQPEHFRYISQEGVPAALRRGALALRGWSAGCSTGEEAYSLAAALQASVPQGFPVEVMGTDLHEASLETARRASYGTWSRRESAPRLFPLYLEGADRQVTILPVVRRITTFAQSNLLAPLPERFGRFDFILCRNVLTYFSPAARDAAIALLARTLNPGGLLFLGAVEADRVPAGMVREGTPELQVFRLLAPGESATPAPVTRVIERAAPAVIPVRRPKAAPVPVPAQVTPPPPPSRLHLDALERIEEGDANGALAVLESLVRQAPDYLPGLLELALLRERSGAREAAVPLMRALRMRAERLAPDQLVDGPEALPARFYQASADAYLNQGALE encoded by the coding sequence ATGAGCGCAGAGCTTGACCCGCGTCTTCTGTCCCGAGCGCGGGAGGTGGTGTCATCCATCACGGGCTTCCGCGAGGACGCCATCGCCGCGGAGGCCATGGAGCGCGTGGTGCGCGGTGAGCTGGCGAAAGGCCGTTCGTCCGCGGACCTGCTGGGCGAGATGCTGTTTCCCCAATCGCCGCTGGCCAACACGCTGGTGCGCGCGGCGCTGGTGGGAGAGACGTACTTCTTCCGCCAGCCGGAGCACTTCCGCTACATCTCGCAGGAGGGTGTGCCCGCGGCGCTGCGCCGGGGCGCGCTGGCCCTGCGCGGTTGGAGCGCGGGCTGCTCCACGGGGGAGGAGGCGTACTCGCTGGCCGCGGCACTCCAGGCCTCCGTGCCGCAGGGCTTTCCGGTGGAGGTGATGGGCACGGACCTGCACGAGGCCAGCCTGGAGACGGCGCGCCGCGCGTCCTATGGCACCTGGTCCCGCCGCGAGTCCGCGCCGCGCCTGTTCCCGCTCTACCTGGAAGGGGCGGACCGGCAGGTGACCATCCTCCCCGTCGTGCGCCGCATCACCACCTTCGCGCAGTCCAACCTGCTGGCGCCGCTTCCCGAGCGGTTCGGCCGCTTCGACTTCATCCTCTGCCGCAACGTGCTGACCTATTTCTCCCCGGCCGCGCGCGACGCGGCCATCGCGCTGCTGGCGCGGACGCTCAACCCCGGGGGGCTGCTCTTCCTGGGCGCGGTGGAGGCGGACCGGGTTCCCGCGGGCATGGTCCGCGAGGGGACGCCGGAGCTCCAGGTGTTCCGGTTGCTTGCGCCCGGAGAGTCCGCCACCCCCGCGCCGGTGACGCGGGTGATTGAGCGCGCCGCGCCCGCCGTGATTCCGGTCCGCAGGCCCAAGGCCGCGCCCGTGCCGGTGCCCGCGCAGGTGACGCCGCCCCCGCCGCCCTCGCGGCTGCACCTGGATGCGCTGGAGCGCATCGAGGAGGGCGACGCGAACGGGGCGTTGGCGGTGCTGGAGTCGCTGGTGCGTCAGGCTCCCGACTACCTGCCGGGCCTCTTGGAGCTGGCGCTCTTGCGTGAACGCTCCGGCGCGCGCGAGGCGGCGGTGCCGTTGATGCGCGCCTTGCGCATGCGTGCCGAGCGGCTGGCTCCGGACCAGCTCGTGGATGGGCCGGAGGCCCTGCCGGCGCGGTTCTATCAGGCGTCCGCTGACGCCTACCTCAACCAGGGGGCGCTCGAATGA
- a CDS encoding chemotaxis protein CheW has translation MKILPRSMEEAQEQEAAELLERRASRLREQTETTVEEAVHWIAEFPLGEERYALSLEMLRAALPLRMVTPVPLSAPHVVGVLRFQGQVLSALSLASMLGGHGWRQDPAVLLVVDRGDGELCALDCEAIPRPTTLPMSAVEAARVRAEGPVTEVFTHDRQLIHLIDLKRLFAVRSTGGRNAR, from the coding sequence ATGAAAATCCTTCCCAGGAGCATGGAAGAGGCCCAGGAGCAGGAGGCCGCGGAGCTCCTGGAGCGCCGCGCGTCGCGGCTGCGCGAGCAGACCGAGACGACCGTCGAGGAGGCGGTGCACTGGATTGCGGAGTTCCCCCTGGGCGAGGAGCGCTACGCGCTGTCGCTGGAGATGCTGCGCGCGGCGCTGCCCCTGCGGATGGTGACGCCGGTGCCCTTGTCCGCGCCGCACGTCGTGGGGGTGTTGCGCTTCCAGGGCCAGGTGCTCTCCGCGCTGAGCCTTGCGTCCATGCTGGGCGGGCATGGCTGGCGGCAGGACCCGGCGGTGCTCCTGGTGGTGGACCGGGGTGACGGCGAGCTGTGCGCGCTGGACTGCGAGGCCATTCCCCGGCCCACCACGCTGCCCATGAGCGCGGTGGAGGCCGCGCGCGTGCGGGCCGAGGGGCCGGTGACGGAGGTCTTCACCCACGACCGGCAGCTCATCCACCTCATCGACCTCAAGCGCTTGTTCGCCGTGCGCTCGACGGGAGGACGCAATGCCCGTTGA
- a CDS encoding hybrid sensor histidine kinase/response regulator has protein sequence MPVDPMLQGLVAGFAVEAQEVIQKVTMDLLELEREGLDSTALSKLYVRLGRHLHTLKGSASSLGLQDLGDIAHKLEDALAPLKASTQKMPRSVVDVLLHGLDLFMLRAQAHADGRGDALPDPAAALAQLVAEGPAPDQVGASAGAPSRPAAVEPPPVGVPEESASLDGASAMNPDALPESADTGWRVGARQVTSLMREVERLREVRLRVEERGRELERVVTVLAKQGLLAETAEARTLLAGTARLLRTDSEETSDIVDALEEGLKAITTRPVRTILDPLQRMVRDLSRQLGKEARLSVVGSELSLDRRLLEKLQGALVHLLRNAVDHGLEMPVAREKAGKHHEGALTLRVEQQGNLLFLECADDGAGIDVARVRKVAESRGLLAADEGDRLNDNQLRDLVFRPGFSTRSDVTDTSGRGVGLDAVRASVEALQGRIEVNSTQGQGTRFVMTLPVDLGSSPVLVVRALEQLVGLPMLAVEATQLARADSLRIGKRKAHLEYQGQLLPVVDLGARLGLRAAAPPAEGQPLLIVQSGGKRVALGVDAVVGDRDLVIRPLPLEVRDVPAWQGAATLSRGELLLICRPDWLVTESSQTTVAAQRRALVVDDSLTARALHRAMLEAGGFSVHLAASGARALERLQTDTYDVVICDLDMEEMDGTQLIARLRDKRETASLPVILVSAHDSAAARERGLAAGADGYLSKRECAAGRLLAEVLDVMSRRGGRA, from the coding sequence ATGCCCGTTGACCCGATGCTGCAAGGACTGGTAGCGGGCTTCGCGGTGGAGGCCCAGGAGGTCATCCAGAAGGTCACCATGGACCTCTTGGAGCTGGAGCGCGAGGGCCTGGACTCGACCGCGCTCTCCAAGCTCTATGTCCGGTTGGGCCGCCACCTGCACACGCTCAAGGGCAGCGCGTCCAGCTTGGGCCTCCAGGACCTGGGCGACATCGCCCACAAGCTGGAGGACGCGCTCGCGCCGCTCAAGGCGAGCACGCAGAAGATGCCCCGGTCCGTGGTGGACGTGCTGCTGCACGGCCTGGACCTCTTCATGCTGCGCGCCCAGGCCCATGCGGACGGGCGCGGTGACGCGCTGCCGGACCCCGCCGCCGCGCTGGCGCAGTTGGTGGCGGAGGGTCCCGCGCCGGACCAGGTCGGCGCGAGCGCTGGGGCGCCCTCCAGGCCCGCCGCGGTGGAGCCGCCTCCGGTCGGCGTGCCCGAGGAGTCAGCGTCGCTGGACGGCGCTTCGGCGATGAACCCGGACGCGCTGCCGGAGTCGGCGGACACGGGCTGGCGCGTCGGCGCGCGGCAGGTGACGTCGCTGATGCGCGAGGTGGAGCGGCTGCGCGAGGTGCGCCTGCGCGTGGAGGAGCGCGGCCGCGAGTTGGAGCGCGTGGTGACGGTGCTGGCCAAGCAGGGCCTGCTGGCGGAAACGGCCGAGGCGCGTACGTTGCTCGCCGGCACCGCGCGTCTGTTGCGCACCGACAGCGAGGAGACGAGCGACATCGTCGACGCGCTGGAGGAGGGCCTCAAGGCCATCACCACGCGTCCGGTGCGCACGATTCTGGACCCGCTCCAGCGCATGGTGCGGGACCTGTCGCGGCAGCTGGGCAAGGAGGCGCGGCTGTCGGTGGTGGGCTCGGAGCTGTCGCTGGACCGGCGCCTCTTGGAGAAGCTGCAGGGCGCGCTGGTGCACCTCTTGCGCAACGCGGTGGACCACGGCCTGGAGATGCCGGTCGCTCGCGAGAAGGCGGGCAAGCACCACGAGGGCGCGCTCACGTTGCGCGTGGAGCAGCAGGGCAACCTCCTGTTCCTGGAGTGCGCGGACGACGGCGCGGGCATCGACGTGGCGCGGGTGCGCAAGGTGGCCGAGTCGCGAGGCCTCCTGGCCGCGGACGAGGGAGACCGGCTCAACGACAACCAGCTGCGGGACCTCGTCTTCCGCCCGGGCTTCAGCACGCGCAGCGACGTCACGGACACCTCCGGCCGGGGCGTGGGCCTGGACGCGGTGCGCGCCTCGGTGGAGGCGCTGCAGGGCCGCATCGAGGTGAACAGCACGCAGGGCCAGGGCACGCGCTTCGTGATGACGTTGCCGGTGGACCTGGGCAGTTCGCCCGTGTTGGTGGTGCGCGCGTTGGAGCAACTGGTGGGCCTGCCGATGCTCGCGGTGGAGGCCACGCAGCTGGCCCGCGCGGACTCGCTGCGCATCGGCAAGCGCAAGGCGCACCTGGAATACCAGGGGCAGCTGTTGCCGGTGGTGGACCTGGGCGCGCGCCTGGGCCTGCGGGCCGCGGCGCCTCCGGCGGAGGGCCAGCCGCTGCTCATCGTGCAGAGCGGTGGCAAGCGCGTGGCGCTGGGCGTGGACGCGGTGGTGGGCGACCGGGACCTGGTCATCCGGCCGCTGCCCCTGGAGGTCCGCGACGTCCCCGCATGGCAGGGCGCGGCGACGCTGAGCCGCGGCGAATTGCTCCTCATCTGCCGGCCGGACTGGCTGGTGACGGAGTCGAGCCAGACGACGGTGGCGGCGCAGCGGCGGGCGCTGGTGGTGGACGACTCGCTCACGGCGCGAGCGCTGCACCGGGCCATGCTGGAGGCGGGTGGCTTCAGCGTGCACCTGGCGGCCAGCGGGGCGCGAGCGCTGGAGCGGCTCCAGACGGACACCTACGACGTCGTCATCTGCGACCTGGACATGGAAGAGATGGACGGCACGCAGCTCATCGCGAGGTTGCGGGACAAGCGGGAGACGGCGTCGCTGCCGGTCATCCTGGTCTCCGCGCATGACAGCGCGGCGGCGCGGGAGCGGGGCCTGGCGGCGGGGGCGGATGGTTATCTCAGCAAGCGCGAGTGTGCCGCGGGACGGCTGCTCGCCGAGGTGCTCGACGTGATGAGCCGCAGGGGAGGGCGCGCGTGA